From Microscilla marina ATCC 23134, the proteins below share one genomic window:
- a CDS encoding TonB-dependent receptor has protein sequence MPKLYLTVFVLLVFLGEALGQPSTLLQTPIQLEPGQYTVAQLLKQINNQTGVHFSYSRSLNISKKVLFTDKTLSIKQIVDQMLAPQKLKYLLKGKMIIIRKSFPKIATPTSTTASFTTQPRFYTISGTITDQSNGEALIGATVYIPSLGKGIATNSYGFFALRLAPGKYKVQVSYIGFQSKHYQINLEASKTLNVELPVDKNELATVVITDRGINEHVTSLEVSTNRLDIEEIKSMPAFLGEVDVLQSIRALPGVSSIGEGASGFNVRGGAADQNLILLDEAIVYNSAHLLGLFSVFNPHSVKDVKIYKGAIPPNYGGRLSSVLDIRQKEGNTKRFSGEGGVGFVTSRLMLETPIVKDKSALLVAARRSYADLFLKLSSDQDIRDTQLYFYDLNLKFNYAIDKKNRLYVSGYFGRDVAKIGKLFSFSWGNRTATIRWNHLFNSQLFSNVSLIFSDYNYKLGVLPTNTNGLEFEWVAGISSYQLKNDLTWFINPRHTLDFGISGIGYYFQPGQVDSETSSVKTASERALETAIYANYKQQINKKLTLSYGVRLSAFLSLGERNVRTYLPGQPRRNATVIGQRRYGNNEVVANYWGLEPRLSLRWQFKPKTALKASYARNRQYIHLVSNTTAPLPTDIWKSSDPYIRPLTSDQVALGIFHVIASPALELSAEVYYKKMYDLIDYRNGVNLLLNEYLETELLSGDGRAYGLELMVRKNTGKFRGWLSYTLARSERKIDSDFPEDRVNNGAYYPADYDRTHLLNLTTTYDFNKRVSLSANFTLSTGRPVTFPSAKYQFMGSTVLDYSTRNQNRIPSYHRLDLSLTLKGKPKRKRRWKGEWVFSVYNVYARRNAYSIYFIGDGTAQNEATRLSILGGLFPSITYNFKF, from the coding sequence ATGCCGAAGTTGTACCTGACCGTTTTTGTTTTATTGGTTTTTTTGGGGGAGGCATTAGGGCAACCTTCTACCCTCTTGCAAACCCCCATTCAGCTAGAGCCAGGGCAGTATACCGTTGCTCAATTGCTCAAGCAAATCAATAATCAAACTGGAGTACATTTTTCTTACAGCCGTTCTTTAAACATTTCCAAAAAAGTGTTGTTTACTGATAAAACACTTTCTATCAAGCAAATAGTCGATCAGATGCTTGCCCCACAAAAGCTAAAATATTTGCTTAAGGGTAAAATGATTATTATAAGAAAAAGTTTTCCCAAAATAGCTACTCCTACGAGCACAACAGCTTCGTTTACTACTCAACCCCGTTTTTACACCATCAGTGGTACCATCACCGACCAATCAAATGGAGAGGCGTTGATTGGAGCCACCGTGTATATACCTTCTCTGGGCAAGGGAATCGCTACCAATAGTTATGGCTTTTTTGCGCTTAGATTGGCTCCTGGCAAATACAAGGTACAAGTGTCTTACATTGGTTTTCAGAGCAAGCATTACCAGATAAACCTGGAAGCCTCTAAAACCTTGAATGTAGAATTACCTGTGGACAAAAACGAGCTTGCCACAGTAGTCATTACCGATCGGGGCATCAACGAACACGTCACAAGCCTGGAGGTGAGCACGAACCGCCTGGACATAGAAGAAATAAAAAGCATGCCGGCTTTTTTGGGCGAAGTAGATGTATTGCAGAGCATCAGGGCATTGCCTGGAGTAAGTAGTATAGGAGAGGGAGCGTCGGGTTTTAACGTAAGAGGAGGAGCCGCTGACCAAAACCTAATATTGCTCGATGAAGCCATTGTATACAATTCAGCGCATTTGCTGGGTTTGTTCTCAGTGTTTAACCCTCATTCGGTAAAAGATGTCAAAATCTATAAAGGTGCCATTCCGCCCAATTATGGTGGTCGCTTATCATCGGTGTTGGACATTCGCCAAAAAGAAGGCAATACCAAAAGGTTTAGCGGAGAAGGAGGGGTGGGTTTTGTTACTTCGCGACTAATGTTGGAAACGCCCATTGTCAAAGACAAAAGCGCGTTGTTGGTGGCAGCCCGCCGTTCTTATGCCGACTTGTTTCTTAAACTTTCCAGTGATCAGGACATACGCGATACCCAGTTGTATTTTTATGACCTCAACCTGAAATTTAATTATGCAATTGACAAAAAAAACCGACTATATGTCTCAGGGTATTTTGGAAGAGATGTAGCCAAAATTGGCAAACTGTTTTCGTTTTCGTGGGGCAACCGTACTGCCACAATTCGGTGGAACCATTTATTCAACAGTCAATTGTTTTCCAATGTAAGTTTGATTTTCAGTGATTATAACTATAAGCTGGGTGTGCTACCGACAAACACAAACGGTTTGGAGTTTGAATGGGTGGCAGGTATTTCCAGTTATCAACTCAAAAACGATCTTACTTGGTTTATCAACCCTCGGCATACCCTCGATTTTGGTATAAGTGGTATAGGATACTATTTTCAACCAGGGCAAGTAGATTCTGAAACCAGTTCAGTAAAAACTGCCAGTGAAAGGGCGTTAGAAACAGCCATTTATGCCAATTATAAGCAACAAATCAACAAAAAACTAACTTTAAGTTATGGTGTGCGTTTGTCTGCTTTTTTGAGCTTGGGCGAGCGCAATGTACGTACTTATCTGCCTGGTCAACCACGCCGCAATGCAACAGTGATTGGACAAAGGCGGTACGGTAATAATGAGGTGGTCGCCAATTATTGGGGGCTGGAACCCCGCCTGAGCCTCCGTTGGCAGTTTAAACCCAAAACTGCTCTCAAAGCCAGCTATGCCCGCAATCGTCAATACATTCACTTGGTATCTAATACTACTGCTCCTCTGCCCACCGATATTTGGAAATCGTCTGATCCTTATATTCGTCCACTTACCTCAGATCAAGTAGCATTGGGTATATTTCACGTTATAGCTTCGCCCGCGCTTGAGTTGTCAGCAGAGGTGTATTACAAAAAAATGTACGACTTGATTGATTACCGAAACGGAGTAAACCTGTTGTTGAACGAATACCTTGAAACGGAGTTGTTAAGTGGCGATGGGCGCGCTTATGGACTAGAACTGATGGTAAGAAAAAATACAGGGAAGTTTCGTGGTTGGTTAAGTTATACTTTGGCAAGGTCTGAGCGTAAAATCGACAGTGATTTTCCGGAAGATAGAGTCAATAACGGGGCGTATTACCCAGCAGACTATGACAGAACCCACTTATTGAACCTAACGACTACTTATGATTTTAACAAAAGAGTAAGCCTTTCGGCAAATTTTACCCTGAGTACGGGACGTCCAGTGACTTTTCCGAGTGCTAAGTATCAGTTTATGGGTTCTACCGTGCTAGACTATAGCACCCGCAACCAAAACCGAATCCCCAGTTATCACCGACTAGACCTTTCTTTGACTCTCAAGGGCAAGCCCAAGCGTAAGCGACGTTGGAAGGGAGAGTGGGTTTTTTCGGTGTACAATGTGTATGCACGCAGAAACGCTTACTCAATCTATTTTATAGGAGACGGCACTGCCCAAAACGAAGCGACCCGTCTCTCTATTTTGGGAGGATTGTTTCCCTCTATTACTTATAATTTTAAATTTTAG
- a CDS encoding PspC domain-containing protein has protein sequence MKKNISINISGIIFYIEEDTYEQLKTYLSSVEQYFASFEDSKEIIEDIENRMAEIFMSTLNSGKQVITQEDVNHLITTMGSVADFQAMEDDPAYQPIASNPVFNDGGLELQTEAEYQASLKAQPTKNPPVKKATQTEKAYAEDLNFNVEDNHRHTAEHVPQAVASQVPRRTRGKRLYRDGNHKILGGVASGLAHYFNMDAMWVRLILIVLTFGLFFAPAIPAFTLISYLTLWAVVPLNKELEENPQIKRFYRDRNRSTIGGVVAGLSHYVGIELALLRLLFVLGIALGGASILLYIILWIISPEAKTITDRMKMEGEPITLKNIDSTLRKTMRVPEQRNYSTTKAGQVVMFPFKMAGVLINSLSPLIRPFFVLASESIRIGGGFLAFIMGLSMTVGLTIAVIFTLGNFHFEGMYLGPVPARFYYNSMELPALLATSMYFTLLIPSLFIIGLGISLLLRRWVIRSRFGWTMAGLWVVSLIGLGVALPPNINNFGYTNTSGKVEYYTFEGKAPVMLDMNPNNGMKDYRRSKLTLQGYGEAAFKLEHSFGAAGESYQDAANNAQMIEYGVAKEDNTLLFDRNFTFKSGAKFRAQSNKMRLYIPYEKEFIMTNSLRHIIYNTINKNGYSARDMDGKNVWKFKKSGRLVCISCKHSPDEEKIARYENRRGYYNDNDNRVSHEEQNQGDGTRAFKVNNFKKLTIGGVFKVKLVKSNETKVVAKGRETDLDKLKLTQNGEQVKLSLKRGSHRNIVLEISTPSLEALNLSGACKLTARGFSEGRMNLDISGASKVELKDGNADNVKLNISGASKIMAYDFAVKNAELELSGASKVYVQVANKLAVEASGASKVRYKGNPTLQSNSSGVSSVRRAD, from the coding sequence ATGAAAAAAAATATTAGCATCAACATTAGTGGGATCATCTTCTACATAGAAGAAGATACCTACGAGCAACTCAAAACCTATCTCTCTTCGGTAGAGCAGTATTTTGCCTCGTTTGAAGACAGTAAGGAGATTATAGAAGACATAGAAAACCGTATGGCTGAAATTTTTATGTCAACCCTCAATAGTGGCAAGCAAGTGATTACCCAAGAGGATGTAAACCATCTGATCACTACCATGGGGAGCGTTGCCGACTTTCAGGCAATGGAAGACGACCCTGCCTACCAACCCATTGCTTCTAACCCAGTGTTTAACGATGGTGGGCTTGAGCTACAAACCGAAGCCGAGTACCAGGCGTCGCTTAAGGCACAGCCGACAAAGAACCCTCCGGTTAAAAAAGCCACCCAGACCGAAAAAGCATACGCAGAGGACTTGAACTTCAATGTAGAAGACAACCACCGCCATACTGCCGAACATGTGCCACAAGCTGTGGCTAGTCAGGTGCCACGCCGAACCCGTGGTAAGCGCTTGTATCGTGATGGCAACCACAAGATTTTGGGTGGGGTGGCTTCAGGGCTTGCCCATTACTTTAACATGGATGCCATGTGGGTGCGTCTTATTCTGATTGTACTTACCTTTGGGCTGTTCTTTGCCCCGGCAATTCCTGCTTTTACGCTGATCAGTTACCTTACCCTTTGGGCAGTGGTGCCTTTGAACAAAGAGCTGGAAGAAAACCCTCAAATCAAAAGATTTTACCGCGACCGCAACCGTTCTACCATTGGTGGAGTAGTTGCCGGGCTATCGCATTATGTAGGCATAGAGCTTGCCCTATTGCGTTTACTATTTGTATTGGGTATTGCATTGGGTGGTGCCAGTATTTTACTATACATTATTCTCTGGATCATTTCGCCTGAGGCAAAAACCATTACCGACCGTATGAAAATGGAAGGTGAGCCCATTACCCTCAAAAATATTGATTCTACCCTACGTAAAACAATGAGAGTACCCGAACAAAGAAACTACAGTACTACCAAAGCCGGACAAGTTGTGATGTTTCCTTTCAAAATGGCTGGAGTACTCATCAATAGTCTAAGTCCTTTGATTCGTCCGTTTTTTGTGCTTGCCTCCGAAAGTATTCGCATTGGTGGGGGATTTTTGGCTTTTATTATGGGCTTGAGCATGACAGTGGGCTTAACCATTGCCGTTATTTTTACCTTGGGTAACTTTCACTTTGAAGGAATGTACTTAGGACCAGTACCTGCCAGGTTTTACTACAATAGTATGGAATTACCCGCCTTGCTTGCTACTAGTATGTACTTTACCCTACTCATACCAAGTTTGTTTATCATAGGTTTAGGCATTTCGTTATTGTTACGCCGCTGGGTTATTCGGTCTCGTTTTGGCTGGACAATGGCAGGGCTTTGGGTAGTCAGTCTGATTGGCTTGGGTGTAGCGTTGCCCCCCAACATCAACAACTTTGGCTACACCAACACATCGGGCAAAGTAGAGTATTATACTTTTGAAGGAAAAGCTCCTGTAATGTTGGACATGAACCCAAATAATGGAATGAAAGACTACCGACGCAGTAAGTTGACTTTGCAGGGTTATGGCGAAGCCGCTTTTAAACTAGAGCATAGCTTTGGCGCTGCCGGAGAGAGTTACCAGGATGCTGCCAATAATGCACAAATGATTGAGTATGGGGTAGCAAAGGAAGATAACACGTTACTTTTCGACAGAAACTTTACATTTAAGTCTGGGGCCAAGTTTAGGGCACAAAGTAACAAAATGAGACTATACATTCCTTACGAAAAGGAGTTTATAATGACCAATAGCCTGCGTCACATTATTTATAATACGATTAACAAAAATGGGTACAGTGCTCGCGATATGGATGGAAAAAACGTGTGGAAGTTTAAAAAGAGTGGTCGTTTGGTATGTATAAGTTGTAAGCATAGCCCCGATGAAGAAAAAATTGCCCGTTATGAAAACAGACGTGGATATTACAATGATAATGACAATCGCGTGAGCCACGAAGAACAAAACCAAGGTGATGGAACAAGGGCATTTAAGGTAAATAATTTCAAAAAATTAACCATTGGTGGTGTATTCAAGGTAAAACTGGTAAAAAGCAACGAAACCAAGGTAGTAGCTAAGGGGCGTGAAACAGATTTGGACAAGTTAAAGCTGACCCAAAATGGTGAGCAAGTAAAACTGAGCCTTAAAAGAGGCAGCCACCGTAACATTGTATTGGAAATAAGCACTCCAAGCCTTGAAGCTTTGAACCTGTCGGGAGCTTGCAAGCTTACTGCCAGAGGTTTTAGCGAAGGACGAATGAATCTGGACATATCGGGAGCCTCTAAAGTTGAACTAAAAGACGGCAACGCTGACAATGTAAAACTAAACATAAGTGGTGCTTCCAAAATTATGGCGTATGACTTTGCTGTAAAAAATGCTGAACTGGAGCTTTCGGGTGCCAGTAAGGTATATGTACAGGTAGCCAACAAACTTGCGGTTGAAGCCAGTGGCGCCTCAAAAGTACGTTACAAAGGCAACCCTACTTTGCAAAGCAATAGCTCTGGCGTAAGTTCTGTAAGAAGAGCGGACTAA
- a CDS encoding PadR family transcriptional regulator, which yields MNIENTQVQMRKGILEFCILHIISRGEIYASDILKELKDAKIIVVEGTLYPLLTRLRKADLLAYSWKESKLGPPQKHYTLTEKGNEFLQKLNITWNELVLSTNKIIQNKRESIEIPTLEEIKLKKK from the coding sequence ATGAACATAGAAAACACACAAGTACAGATGCGTAAGGGCATTCTGGAATTTTGCATTCTCCATATCATTTCGCGTGGCGAGATTTACGCATCTGATATTCTTAAGGAGCTCAAAGATGCAAAAATCATTGTGGTAGAAGGCACACTTTACCCTTTATTGACTCGCTTACGCAAAGCTGACTTACTGGCTTATAGCTGGAAAGAGTCAAAACTTGGTCCTCCACAAAAACACTACACATTGACCGAAAAAGGCAACGAGTTTTTACAAAAACTAAATATTACGTGGAACGAACTGGTATTGTCTACCAATAAGATTATTCAAAATAAGCGAGAAAGCATTGAGATACCAACACTGGAAGAGATAAAACTCAAAAAGAAATAA
- the dnaB gene encoding replicative DNA helicase encodes MTDNSKSNNKPAKSRNSQSAYLANQLGKVPPQVIELEEAVLGALMIEKDALTDIIDVLKPNSFYKPAHQEIYQAIFELFSESQPVDMLTVTQQLRKMAKLEMVGGPSYIMKLTSMVNSAANIEYHARIITEQAIKRDLIAISSEIQKEAFEDSSDVFTLLDKAEQALFDISENNIRKNYADMRTIMQDAIKELEERRDQKDGLTGIPTGLTALDRVTAGWQKSDLVILAARPAMGKTAFSLTVLRNAAVDFGKPAAFFSLEMSAVQLTNRLISSEAQIESEKIKKGQMEPHEWEILYQKIATISEAPIFIDDTPALSILELRAKCRRLKAQHDIQLVIIDYLQLMTGNTGKGGAGNREQEIASISRALKQLAKELDVPVIALSQLSRAVETRGGDKRPQLSDLRESGSIEQDADMVAFLYRAEYYGITEDATGNSTAGVGEVMIAKHRNGSLADIPLRFIGKYTKFEDLETDTFGMDMGGGFPSGGSSEFDMSGAITLGSKVNEPGPPTPPPPADDSPRPEESTGSIFPPSNLDDDPPF; translated from the coding sequence TTGACAGACAATAGCAAAAGTAATAATAAACCTGCCAAGAGTCGAAATTCCCAAAGTGCTTATTTAGCCAACCAATTGGGCAAAGTACCCCCTCAGGTAATAGAGTTAGAAGAAGCTGTGTTGGGGGCGTTGATGATAGAAAAGGATGCACTGACCGATATTATAGATGTATTAAAACCGAATAGTTTTTATAAACCTGCTCATCAGGAAATTTACCAGGCAATTTTTGAGCTTTTTTCAGAGTCGCAACCAGTAGACATGCTCACTGTGACCCAACAATTGCGTAAAATGGCCAAGCTCGAAATGGTTGGAGGACCTTCTTATATCATGAAGCTGACCTCTATGGTAAACTCGGCGGCCAACATTGAATACCACGCCCGTATCATTACCGAGCAAGCCATCAAACGTGATTTAATTGCCATATCTTCCGAAATTCAAAAAGAAGCTTTCGAAGACAGTTCTGACGTGTTTACCTTGCTTGACAAAGCTGAACAAGCCTTGTTTGATATTTCTGAAAATAACATCAGAAAAAATTACGCAGACATGCGCACTATCATGCAAGATGCCATCAAAGAATTAGAAGAACGCCGCGACCAAAAAGATGGGCTTACCGGTATTCCTACTGGACTTACGGCGCTCGATAGGGTAACAGCAGGTTGGCAAAAGTCTGATTTAGTAATCTTGGCAGCAAGACCTGCGATGGGTAAAACAGCTTTCTCGCTGACGGTTTTGCGCAATGCAGCAGTAGACTTTGGCAAACCTGCGGCTTTCTTTTCACTGGAGATGTCGGCAGTACAGCTCACCAACCGTCTTATATCGTCGGAAGCCCAGATAGAAAGTGAAAAAATTAAGAAAGGACAAATGGAACCCCATGAGTGGGAAATCTTATATCAAAAAATTGCCACTATTTCTGAAGCCCCCATATTTATTGATGATACCCCCGCCTTGTCTATCCTGGAGCTGAGGGCAAAGTGTCGTCGTTTGAAAGCCCAACACGACATTCAACTGGTAATTATCGATTACCTACAGCTAATGACTGGTAACACGGGTAAAGGAGGGGCGGGTAACCGTGAACAAGAAATTGCTTCTATTTCGAGGGCGTTGAAACAACTCGCCAAAGAACTGGATGTACCTGTAATAGCCCTGTCGCAGTTGAGTCGTGCGGTAGAAACCCGCGGAGGAGACAAAAGACCTCAGCTGTCAGATTTGCGTGAATCGGGCTCAATAGAGCAAGACGCCGATATGGTAGCTTTCTTGTATCGTGCCGAATATTACGGCATTACCGAAGATGCCACCGGAAACTCTACAGCTGGAGTAGGGGAGGTCATGATAGCCAAACACCGTAATGGTTCGCTGGCTGATATTCCTTTACGTTTTATTGGAAAGTATACCAAATTTGAAGACCTCGAAACCGATACTTTTGGTATGGACATGGGAGGAGGCTTTCCTTCTGGGGGTTCGTCTGAGTTTGACATGTCTGGCGCCATTACTTTAGGTAGCAAGGTAAATGAGCCAGGACCTCCCACCCCGCCACCCCCTGCCGATGATTCGCCCCGCCCCGAAGAGAGCACGGGCAGCATCTTTCCTCCAAGCAATTTAGACGATGATCCACCTTTTTAA
- a CDS encoding SDR family oxidoreductase — protein MTPGKIILVTGGNRGIGFEMCRQLATMGHKVILTARTSDKVQEAVVRLANTGLKVQGEVLDVSKTGSFKVFAQRIEAKYAYLDVLINNAGIFLKESLQSLTEQVLDETLKTNLYGPIFFSRELIPLLHNSKGGRIVNVSSFLGTMSDMNRNYTAYRLSKAALNAFTLHLSVEYPLLKINACHPGHVQTDMGGVNAQRTIEKGAETPVWLAVHTEIPTGKFFFDKQVVGW, from the coding sequence ATGACACCTGGCAAAATTATACTAGTTACTGGTGGCAATCGGGGCATAGGCTTTGAAATGTGCCGCCAGCTTGCTACAATGGGACATAAAGTCATATTGACCGCGCGTACTTCTGACAAGGTGCAAGAAGCAGTAGTTCGTCTTGCCAACACGGGATTAAAAGTACAAGGTGAGGTGTTAGATGTGAGCAAAACAGGCTCTTTTAAGGTGTTTGCGCAACGTATTGAAGCAAAGTATGCCTACTTAGACGTGTTGATTAATAACGCAGGTATTTTCTTGAAAGAAAGTTTGCAATCGCTTACTGAGCAGGTACTGGATGAAACCCTCAAGACTAACTTGTACGGCCCGATATTTTTTAGCCGTGAGCTCATTCCATTGCTCCATAACAGCAAAGGGGGGCGCATTGTGAATGTGTCTAGTTTTTTGGGAACCATGAGCGACATGAACCGCAACTACACTGCCTATCGTTTGTCTAAAGCTGCCCTCAATGCCTTTACTTTACACCTTTCGGTAGAATACCCCTTACTTAAAATAAACGCTTGCCATCCAGGGCATGTACAAACCGATATGGGAGGGGTAAACGCCCAACGTACCATAGAAAAAGGTGCCGAGACCCCAGTATGGCTTGCTGTCCACACTGAAATACCCACTGGTAAG